One part of the Lotus japonicus ecotype B-129 chromosome 2, LjGifu_v1.2 genome encodes these proteins:
- the LOC130737549 gene encoding uncharacterized protein LOC130737549 translates to MKTVQVAARQPVIPVESKFSARKPVIPVKNKSQSHHFTSLPCISSMNAFPLSRTSLRPGARPAFGLPYLPVLKSQQPFHVCLAGGKGMMGSNEDSRWKSPEAEIEKLKGQSIEDMLRQQIHKQKNGGGGDKPPGGRGRGGGGPGGSEEGDFAGLSDEIQQIILATIGFILVYICVIDGVELAKLSKDILKYLFGGTQSLRLKKAIYKWTRFFKLLTGNRKVLKNELEEAPTQRNNLDYYHDDVLRNYMKPNSDA, encoded by the exons ATGAAGACTGTCCAAGTTGCTGCAAGGCAGCCTGTTATTCCTGTCGAAAGCAAATTTTCTGCAAGGAAGCCTGTTATTCCTGTCAAAAACAAATCTCAGTCGCACCATTTTACCTCTTTACCATGTATATCATCAATGAATGCCTTCCCTCTCTCTAGGACTTCCTTGAGACCAGGAGCAAGACCTGCATTTGGCTTGCCATATTTGCCTGTTCTGAAATCTCAGCAACCTTTCCATGTTTGTTTAGCTGGTGGAAAAGGAATGATGGGAAGTAACGAG GATTCCCGGTGGAAATCTCCTGAGGCAGAAATAGAAAAATTGAAGGGACAGTCAATAGAGGATATGTTACGACAGCAAATTCATAAGCAAAAAAATGGGGGAGGTGGGGACAAGCCTCCAGGAGGACGtggtcgtggtggtggtggtcctggAGGATCAGAGGAGGGAGACTTTGCTGGGCTGTCAGATGAGATTCAGCAAATCATCTTAGCAACAATTGGTTTCATATTAGTG TATATTTGTGTCATCGATGGTGTGGAGCTTGCAAAGCTGTCTAAGGATATCCTCAAGTATCTGTTTGGTGGAACCCAGAGTCTTCGATTGAAAAAAGCCATCTACAAGTGGACGCGATTTTTTAAGCTTTTGACAGGGAATAGGAAAGTTCTTAAGAATGAGTTGGAGGAAGCCCCAACACAGAGGAACAACCTCGATTACTACCATGATGATGTCCTTAGGAATTACATGAAACCAAATTCAGATGCATAA
- the LOC130737551 gene encoding uncharacterized protein LOC130737551, with protein sequence MGYIQDARENHVKKKEEEALRSKMKQKALKQCDRYTAKYAECASGRTLSVVWQCRQQAKELNECLHHFTNDSVLEEMKKAYMLKQGGEGSARI encoded by the exons ATGGGTTACATTCAAGACGCGCGTGAGAATCACgtcaagaagaaagaggaagaag CTTTACGCAGCAAAATGAAGCAGAAGGCATTGAAACAGTGTGATCGTTACACGGCAAAATATGCTGAATGCGCTTCAGGGAGAACACTGTCTGTTGTTTGGCAATGTCGCCAACAAGCTAAAGAATTGAACGAATGTCTTCATCACTT CACCAATGATTCTGTCTTGGAGGAAATGAAGAAAGCGTACATGCTAAAACAAGGTGGAGAGGGCTCTGCTAGAATCTAG
- the LOC130737550 gene encoding protein MAIN-LIKE 2-like yields MKNRKRSHASSEDVGATEDRHRRLHASSRRGDHAATSQAVEASAPVVSPPSPMIEVPLVDYPPSPTVEIPTVVSPPSPMVESSGEESSGEESSGEESSGEESSGEASSGMGGSDEDSIPPPTVDADVLPPEQGEQGAQGGEEDLIQRLPPFPGGPVELSLLTHYADHKAPWAWHALLRTDERYVDRRQLKVATAGGKVWNLACDGDSDSHRRVRELIEQTGLHQLPYCSYPVTDAGLILALVERWHEETSSFHMPFGEMTITLDDVSALLHLPMGSRFYTPGRGERDECAALCAQLMGGSVGIYEAEFDTNRSQTIRFGVLQTRYEAALAEHRYEDAARIWLVNQLGATLFASKSGGYHTTVYWIGMLEDLGRVCEYAWGAIALATLYDQLSRASRRGTAQMGGFSSLLLGWVYEYLFDRVIIRRADPEYSQDQPRARRWAMSRVGHAGLDERRVMLDELTVDDVIWTPFEDHRAHRPRDPRAMYSGYIRSPFGRVVRRHLPERVLRQFGFIQDVPRHPSEIQTSGSLAETADAAFAEFAPHLRPQGIPATYPGEAVEDYMRWYSAVSHRFIIPDDRREEFSAVTVMRRPVDLLEQSLEVPDAPAEGTHSRSLTERALDLIRSNAFIGTQGVAFAAVRGARAAGGRGRGDRARGGRGRGGRARGEGAPAEGAPAEGARGGRGRGGRARGPRGRRGAGRGRGE; encoded by the exons atgaagaacagaaagaggtctcatgcttctagtgaggatgtcggggctactgaggatagacaccggcggttacatgcttctagccggcgcggcgatcatgctgcaacctctcaggcggtggaggcttcagctccagttgtttctccgccgtctcccatgattgaggttcctctggttgattatccgccgtctcccacggttgagatacctacagttgtttctccgccctctcccatggttgagtcatcaggcgaggagtcctcaggcgaggagtcctcaggcgaggagtcttccggcgaggagtcatcaggcgaggcctcatccggcatgggaggatctgacgaggatagtattcctccgcctactgttgatgctgatgtcctgccgccagagcagggggagcagggggcacagggtggcgaggaggacctgatccagaggttgccgccgtttccgggggggcctgttgagctatcgctcctcacccattatgctgatcacaaggctccctgggcgtggcatgcactcctacgcacagacgagcggtatgtggaccgtcgacagttgaaggtggccacagctggggggaaggtttggaaccttgcttgtgatggtgattcagacagtcacaggcgggttcgagagttgattgagcagacgggtcttcatcagctaccctattgcagctacccggtgacagatgcaggccttattttggcccttgtggagcgatggcatgaggagactagtagcttccacatgccgttcggggagatgactatcaccttggacgacgtgtcggctcttctccatctccccatggggtcgaggttctatacgcctgggaggggggagagggacgagtgtgcagcgctctgtgctcagttgatgggaggatctgttggtatttatgaggctgagtttgatacgaataggtcccagactattcgctttggggtcttgcagacccggtatgaggctgcgttggcgg agcaccgatatgaggacgctgcacggatttggctggtgaaccagctaggcgccacgctctttgctagcaagagcggaggctaccatacgaccgtctactggatagggatgttggaggatcttggtcgagtgtgcgagtacgcgtggggcgcgattgcgctcgctacgctatacgaccagcttagtcgagcgtccaggagggggacggcccagatgggaggttttagctcgctcctgctaggatgggtctacgagtacctttttgaccgcgtcattatccgtagggcggatccggagtactcgcaggaccagcctagggcgcggcggtgggctatgtcccgggtcgggcatgcaggccttgatgagaggcgagtcatgctcgatgagctgacggtggatgacgttatatggaccccatttgaggaccatagggctcatcgaccacgggatccgagggccatgtattctggctacatccggtcgccatttggccgtgttgttcgacggcatctaccagagagggttctgcgccagtttggcttcatacaggatgtccctcgacacccctctgagatccagacgtctgggtcccttgctgagaccgcagatgctgcctttgctgagtttgcgccgcacctccgccctcaggggatccccgctacatatccgggagaggctgtggaggattacatgaggtggtacagcgctgtgtcccatcggttcatcatccctgatgataggagggaggagttcagtgcagtg actgttatgcgtcggcccgtggacttgttggagcagtcactcgaggtgccagatgctcctgcagagggcacgcattcccgatccctcactgagagggcgttggatcttattagatccaatgccttcattggtacccagggggtagcctttgctgctgtccgaggagctagagctgcaggaggcagaggtcgtggagacagagcgcgtggaggcagaggccgtggaggcagagcccgtggagagggtgctcctgcagagggtgctcctgcagagggtgcgcgtggaggcagaggccgtggaggcagagcccgtggacctagaggtcgtagaggggccggtaggggtcggggcgagtga